One stretch of Bacillus kexueae DNA includes these proteins:
- a CDS encoding DUF6944 family repetitive protein, translated as MDDSTQKALFGSWVQATGTVLSAVGSTPSSVLDDEQLESLNLWGNVLQATGNALLADTEETFTLNKVGNIIQSIGNSTVLSGLLIPFSEQTKEQLDIQGNWLQAVGGGVSFVDALGNPPTTDQLLNVYGNLLQAIGNSLQAISGILELKGSDQTRLNVTGSWIQAIGSILSFLSQLSVTTSSEE; from the coding sequence ATGGACGATAGCACACAAAAGGCACTATTTGGCTCATGGGTTCAGGCAACTGGAACCGTATTATCAGCTGTCGGAAGCACCCCTTCTTCCGTCCTTGACGACGAACAATTGGAAAGTTTAAATTTGTGGGGGAATGTGTTACAAGCGACAGGAAACGCCCTCCTAGCGGATACTGAAGAGACCTTTACATTGAATAAAGTAGGAAACATCATTCAATCGATAGGGAACTCGACGGTGTTATCAGGGCTTCTCATTCCGTTTTCAGAGCAAACGAAGGAACAATTAGATATTCAAGGGAATTGGTTACAAGCCGTTGGAGGAGGCGTATCTTTTGTAGATGCTCTTGGAAACCCTCCTACCACTGATCAATTACTGAATGTTTATGGGAATTTGTTGCAAGCGATCGGTAACTCCCTTCAAGCAATATCAGGGATTCTTGAACTTAAAGGCTCCGACCAAACGAGACTAAATGTCACCGGTAGTTGGATTCAAGCCATCGGCTCGATTCTTTCTTTTCTTAGTCAACTAAGCGTGACAACATCATCAGAAGAATAA
- the rsmA gene encoding 16S rRNA (adenine(1518)-N(6)/adenine(1519)-N(6))-dimethyltransferase RsmA, with amino-acid sequence MNKDIATPMRTKEILEEFGFSFKKSLGQNFLIDTNILHRIVDHAEVSEKTGVIEIGPGIGALTEQIAKRAKKVLAFEIDGRLIPILEKTLAPYNNVNVVHQDVLKANLHEKISEYFSDCEEVMVVANLPYYVTTPIIMKLLEENLPLKGIVVMLQKEVADRMAAEPSTKDYGSLSIAVQYYTEAKTVMTVPRTVFIPQPNVDSAVIRLWRRQEPLVSVRDEKFFSQVVKASFAQRRKTILNNLTNNLPNGKQLKDEIVEALAKVGIDPKRRGESLTIEEFASLSDALHEIL; translated from the coding sequence ATGAATAAAGATATTGCAACACCGATGAGAACAAAAGAAATACTTGAAGAATTTGGGTTCTCATTCAAGAAAAGTTTAGGCCAGAACTTTTTGATTGATACGAATATTTTACATCGTATTGTCGATCACGCTGAAGTATCTGAGAAAACAGGTGTTATTGAAATTGGACCTGGAATTGGTGCATTAACTGAGCAAATTGCAAAGAGAGCAAAAAAAGTGTTAGCGTTTGAAATTGATGGACGTTTAATACCTATTTTAGAGAAGACTTTAGCACCGTATAACAATGTAAATGTCGTCCACCAGGATGTATTGAAAGCGAATCTACATGAAAAAATAAGTGAGTATTTTTCAGATTGCGAAGAAGTCATGGTCGTTGCGAATTTACCGTACTATGTGACGACACCAATCATCATGAAGCTTCTAGAGGAAAACCTTCCATTGAAAGGGATTGTCGTCATGCTTCAAAAGGAAGTGGCAGATCGAATGGCAGCTGAACCGTCGACGAAAGATTACGGATCGCTCTCGATTGCTGTTCAATATTATACAGAGGCAAAAACTGTCATGACTGTTCCGAGGACCGTTTTTATTCCGCAGCCGAATGTCGATTCAGCCGTTATTCGTTTATGGAGACGACAAGAACCGCTCGTGTCTGTTCGAGATGAGAAATTCTTTTCTCAAGTAGTAAAAGCAAGCTTTGCGCAAAGAAGGAAAACGATATTAAACAATTTGACAAATAATTTGCCAAATGGTAAACAGTTGAAGGACGAAATTGTTGAGGCTTTGGCGAAAGTTGGTATTGACCCGAAGCGTCGCGGAGAATCATTAACAATTGAGGAGTTCGCCTCTTTAAGTGATGCATTACATGAAATTTTGTAA
- a CDS encoding anti-sigma-F factor Fin family protein, with the protein MALHYYCRHCGTKVGVIDKHSLYSQQLGFQQLTETERDEMIHYQNNGDIHVQTICEDCHEALQRNPDYHGLDKFIQ; encoded by the coding sequence ATGGCTTTGCATTATTATTGCAGACATTGTGGGACGAAGGTAGGAGTTATTGATAAACATTCGTTGTATAGTCAACAACTCGGATTTCAGCAGCTAACGGAAACTGAGCGAGATGAAATGATTCACTATCAAAATAATGGGGACATTCATGTACAAACGATTTGTGAAGATTGTCATGAAGCACTTCAGCGAAATCCAGATTATCATGGACTTGATAAATTTATACAATAA
- the ispE gene encoding 4-(cytidine 5'-diphospho)-2-C-methyl-D-erythritol kinase — translation MRILEKAPAKINLSLDVLHKRQDGYHEVKMVMTTIDLADRIELKLLDEDRITIVSHNRFVPDDHRNLAYKAALLLKKRFGIKQGVAITISKSIPVAAGLAGGSSDAAATLRGLNKLWNLGLTLDELAVLGAEIGSDVSFCVYGGTAIATGRGEKIEHIEAPPHCWVVLAKPEIGVSTADVYQNLKIDQIKHPDVEGMVQAIKSQDYGSICHKLGNVLESVTMKMHPEVAMIKEQMQKFGADAVLMSGSGPTVYGLVQYESRLHRVYNGLRGFCDQVYAVRMLGERNSLD, via the coding sequence TTGCGTATTTTAGAAAAGGCACCAGCTAAGATTAATTTATCTTTGGATGTCTTACATAAACGCCAAGATGGTTATCACGAAGTAAAGATGGTCATGACAACCATCGACTTGGCTGACCGTATTGAACTAAAGTTGTTAGATGAAGATCGGATTACGATCGTTTCACATAATCGTTTTGTTCCTGATGACCACCGGAATTTGGCTTATAAGGCAGCGTTATTGCTAAAAAAGCGGTTCGGTATTAAACAGGGTGTAGCCATCACCATATCGAAGTCAATTCCTGTTGCGGCTGGTTTAGCTGGGGGAAGTAGCGATGCTGCGGCTACTCTTAGAGGTCTCAATAAGCTTTGGAATTTAGGTCTAACACTTGATGAGTTAGCCGTTCTAGGAGCTGAAATCGGATCAGATGTTTCCTTCTGTGTGTATGGAGGAACTGCCATAGCGACTGGAAGGGGAGAAAAGATTGAGCATATTGAAGCTCCTCCCCATTGTTGGGTTGTTTTAGCTAAACCGGAAATCGGTGTTTCGACAGCAGACGTTTATCAAAACTTGAAGATTGATCAAATCAAACATCCTGATGTTGAAGGGATGGTTCAGGCTATTAAATCACAAGATTACGGTAGCATCTGTCACAAACTTGGAAACGTTTTAGAAAGTGTGACAATGAAAATGCATCCAGAAGTGGCCATGATAAAAGAACAAATGCAGAAATTTGGTGCAGATGCAGTGCTTATGAGCGGTAGTGGCCCAACTGTTTATGGGCTTGTACAGTACGAATCTCGTTTACATAGAGTTTATAATGGACTGCGTGGTTTTTGCGATCAAGTTTATGCGGTTAGAATGTTAGGAGAGCGAAATTCTCTTGATTAA
- a CDS encoding VanW family protein, whose protein sequence is MSFLLSLLFIMPVHSTNQLTLTYEGKVIDHVQREELMIPFHPLFMDETKVESYINKIESLVYSKPKDAYIDDYGDIIPEIHGHELNKEKFRTLLVDHFHHNNTTSFEIPVRALYPRIDSELLSHVRSKRIGLYTTYFNNNNHQRTHNIQLATRAINNVVLFPGEVFSFNRIVGKRTEQKGYLKAPVIIKGEISEGIGGGICQVSSTLFNAVDQIHVKIIERYSHSKQVPYVPPNRDATVSWYGPDFVFKNPHHQPLLIRAKTSYGKLIIEIYSSEDFS, encoded by the coding sequence ATGTCATTTCTGTTATCGCTATTATTCATCATGCCAGTGCATTCCACGAATCAACTAACTTTGACGTACGAAGGAAAGGTTATTGATCACGTTCAACGAGAAGAATTAATGATTCCATTTCATCCCCTCTTTATGGACGAAACGAAGGTTGAATCTTACATCAATAAGATTGAGTCACTTGTTTACTCAAAACCGAAGGACGCCTACATTGACGACTACGGAGATATCATCCCTGAAATACACGGGCATGAATTAAATAAGGAAAAATTTAGAACACTTTTAGTTGATCACTTTCATCATAACAATACTACTTCGTTTGAAATCCCTGTCCGTGCACTGTATCCAAGAATCGATAGTGAACTTTTGTCTCATGTACGTTCAAAAAGAATCGGCCTTTATACGACGTACTTTAACAACAACAACCATCAAAGAACTCATAATATCCAGTTGGCTACCCGGGCTATAAACAATGTCGTCTTATTCCCTGGAGAAGTCTTTTCGTTTAATCGTATTGTTGGAAAAAGAACTGAACAAAAAGGTTATCTAAAAGCTCCCGTTATAATAAAAGGAGAAATTTCCGAGGGAATTGGAGGGGGAATTTGTCAAGTCTCCTCCACTTTGTTCAATGCCGTCGACCAAATCCATGTCAAGATCATTGAGCGGTATTCTCATTCTAAGCAAGTTCCTTATGTCCCGCCTAACCGTGACGCAACTGTCAGTTGGTATGGTCCGGATTTTGTTTTTAAAAATCCACATCATCAACCGCTGCTCATTCGTGCCAAAACCAGTTACGGAAAATTGATTATTGAAATTTACTCATCAGAGGATTTCAGTTGA
- a CDS encoding RidA family protein yields the protein MRVVSTKDAPAAIGPYSQGIVVNNLFYSSGQIPLTAEGVLVEGGIQEQTHQVFANLKAVLQEAGASLNTVVKVTAFLKDMEDFAAFNEVYAEYFSEHKPARSCVEVARLPKDVAVEIEVIALVK from the coding sequence ATGAGAGTTGTTTCTACAAAAGATGCTCCAGCGGCTATCGGACCTTATTCACAAGGGATTGTTGTGAATAACTTATTTTATAGTTCTGGGCAAATTCCACTTACGGCAGAAGGTGTTCTTGTAGAAGGTGGTATTCAGGAACAGACGCATCAAGTCTTTGCAAATTTAAAAGCTGTACTCCAAGAAGCGGGTGCTTCACTTAATACAGTTGTAAAAGTAACAGCATTTTTGAAAGATATGGAAGATTTTGCTGCATTTAATGAAGTATATGCGGAGTATTTCTCAGAGCATAAGCCAGCACGTTCTTGCGTTGAGGTTGCTAGACTTCCGAAAGATGTTGCTGTTGAGATTGAAGTCATTGCGCTAGTAAAATAA
- the veg gene encoding biofilm formation stimulator Veg produces MAKTLSDIKQALDSNLGRRLTLKANGGRRKTIERSGILAETYPSVFIIELDQEENSFERVSYSYADVLTETVQLTFTDENGMAFGGQ; encoded by the coding sequence ATGGCAAAAACACTGTCTGATATTAAACAAGCATTAGACTCTAATCTTGGACGCCGTTTAACTTTAAAGGCAAATGGCGGAAGAAGAAAGACCATTGAACGATCAGGTATTTTGGCAGAAACGTATCCTTCTGTATTTATCATTGAGTTAGATCAGGAGGAGAATTCGTTTGAACGCGTTTCATACAGTTATGCCGACGTGCTGACTGAAACGGTTCAACTAACTTTTACAGATGAAAACGGTATGGCTTTTGGTGGGCAGTAG
- a CDS encoding small, acid-soluble spore protein, alpha/beta type, which translates to MGRRRGIMSEEFKYELAKELGFYDTVIRDGWGGIRSRDAGNMVRRAIEIAEEQLAQNDHSI; encoded by the coding sequence ATGGGTAGACGTCGGGGGATTATGTCAGAAGAGTTTAAGTATGAGCTAGCAAAAGAGCTTGGCTTTTATGATACTGTTATTCGAGATGGTTGGGGTGGTATTCGCTCACGAGATGCGGGTAACATGGTAAGGCGAGCGATTGAGATAGCAGAAGAACAATTGGCACAGAACGACCATTCCATTTAA
- a CDS encoding 50S ribosomal protein L25/general stress protein Ctc: MSVLLHAEERKTFTHSAKREIRNKGFIPAVVYGKNATNTPISLEEAELLKALKQQGRNGIFQISLGTFNHSVMVHEIQQDPLKGDIIHADFHVVNMNETVDVEVQIQLSGDPQGVKDGGVLQQPLHHVKLRAKPGDIPTHIEVNIASLGVNDTLHVKDLSLPPGSEVLDDVEEVIVTILPPKQEAEIDSGEEQEPGEPESAEGRETNE; the protein is encoded by the coding sequence ATGTCAGTTTTATTACATGCAGAAGAACGAAAGACTTTTACTCATTCTGCCAAACGAGAAATACGAAACAAAGGTTTCATTCCAGCTGTCGTTTACGGTAAAAATGCCACTAACACGCCAATTTCACTTGAGGAAGCGGAGCTGTTGAAAGCGTTGAAGCAACAGGGCCGTAACGGTATTTTTCAGATTTCACTCGGAACGTTCAATCATTCAGTAATGGTTCACGAGATTCAGCAAGACCCATTAAAAGGGGATATTATACATGCTGACTTTCATGTTGTGAATATGAATGAAACCGTAGACGTGGAGGTTCAAATTCAATTATCGGGTGATCCACAAGGAGTGAAGGATGGAGGCGTTCTCCAACAACCTCTTCATCATGTGAAGCTTCGGGCAAAGCCTGGGGATATCCCAACCCATATTGAAGTAAATATTGCTTCTTTAGGAGTAAACGATACGCTACATGTTAAAGACTTGTCATTGCCTCCTGGTAGTGAAGTGTTGGATGATGTAGAAGAAGTAATCGTAACCATTTTACCTCCTAAGCAAGAAGCAGAAATCGACTCAGGAGAGGAACAAGAACCTGGGGAACCGGAATCAGCTGAAGGAAGAGAGACAAACGAATAA
- the purR gene encoding pur operon repressor gives MKFRRSGRLVDMTYYLLNHPHALVPLTFFSERYESAKSSISEDLSIIKQTFEQQGIGTLLTIPGAAGGVKYIPKVQQEEAVETVNSLCKLMENPDRLLPGGYLYLTDILGNPELLKRVGRLFASVFANREIDVVMTVATKGIPIANAIAQYLHVPVVIVRRDNKVTEGSMVSINYVSGSSKRIQTMTLAKRSLAEGSRVLVVDDFMKAGGTINGMVSLLEEFQAKVAGIGVLVESESADERLVDEYISLVKLAKVDMKDRVIEVKEGNYMEFSNSLNEDKE, from the coding sequence ATGAAGTTTCGACGAAGTGGAAGGCTTGTCGATATGACGTATTATTTATTGAATCATCCACATGCACTCGTCCCACTAACGTTTTTTTCGGAGCGGTATGAATCAGCTAAGTCTTCCATTAGCGAAGATTTATCGATCATTAAGCAGACTTTTGAGCAACAAGGGATAGGGACTTTATTAACCATTCCAGGTGCAGCGGGTGGTGTGAAGTATATTCCGAAGGTGCAACAAGAAGAGGCAGTGGAAACAGTGAATTCATTATGCAAGCTGATGGAGAATCCGGACCGTCTTCTTCCAGGTGGTTATTTATACTTAACAGATATTTTAGGTAATCCAGAGTTATTGAAACGAGTCGGTCGTTTGTTCGCTTCAGTATTTGCAAATCGTGAAATTGACGTTGTAATGACGGTTGCGACGAAAGGGATTCCGATTGCGAACGCCATAGCTCAATATTTGCATGTCCCTGTTGTGATAGTTCGTAGAGACAATAAGGTAACGGAAGGTTCGATGGTTTCTATCAACTATGTATCGGGCTCTTCTAAGCGAATTCAAACGATGACATTAGCTAAAAGAAGCCTAGCAGAAGGTTCGCGCGTATTAGTTGTTGATGACTTTATGAAAGCAGGCGGTACCATTAATGGGATGGTCAGCCTTCTTGAAGAGTTTCAAGCGAAAGTTGCTGGGATTGGTGTTTTAGTTGAGTCTGAAAGCGCTGACGAACGTTTAGTTGATGAATACATTTCATTAGTTAAATTAGCAAAAGTGGATATGAAAGATCGCGTAATCGAAGTTAAAGAAGGAAATTATATGGAGTTCTCGAATTCTTTGAATGAGGATAAAGAATAA
- the spoVG gene encoding septation regulator SpoVG: MEVTDVRLRRVNTEGRMRAIASITLDNEFVVHDIRVIDGNNGLFVAMPSKRTPDGEFRDIAHPINSNTRGKIQDAVLAEYHRLGELEVEFEEAGAS; the protein is encoded by the coding sequence ATGGAAGTGACTGACGTAAGATTACGCCGCGTAAATACGGAAGGCCGTATGCGTGCAATTGCATCCATCACTTTGGATAATGAATTCGTAGTCCATGACATTCGTGTAATCGATGGAAATAACGGTCTTTTCGTGGCAATGCCAAGTAAGCGAACTCCAGATGGAGAGTTTCGTGACATTGCTCACCCTATCAATTCAAACACTCGCGGGAAAATCCAAGACGCTGTTTTAGCGGAATATCACCGTTTAGGTGAGTTAGAAGTCGAGTTTGAAGAAGCAGGCGCTTCTTAA
- the yabG gene encoding sporulation peptidase YabG, with translation MDIKIGSIVARRSYQFDLLFRVIEMKVGQNGKTLAILCGQDVRLIADAPMDDLVIVNKQEIDSRAQKEHDRIEQSLFLLKQDYQLSREKQEYYTTSAYSFQDQLFHIPGRVLHIDGDPLYLKKCISLYEQVGVPVYGEYCKETEMPNKIEALLDQYRPDILVITGHDAYSKHKGSISDLSAYRHSKHFVQAVRNARKKVPHLDQLVIFAGACQSHFESIIRAGANFASSPSRVNIHALDPVYIVSKISFTPFVERVNVWDVLRNTLTREKGLGGIETRGVLRSGMPFNRHESK, from the coding sequence ATGGACATAAAAATAGGATCAATAGTTGCAAGAAGGTCATATCAGTTTGATTTATTGTTTCGGGTTATTGAAATGAAGGTTGGTCAAAATGGCAAAACGTTGGCTATCTTATGCGGGCAAGATGTTCGATTAATTGCGGATGCTCCAATGGATGATTTAGTTATCGTTAATAAACAAGAAATTGATAGTCGTGCTCAAAAAGAACATGACCGGATAGAGCAATCTCTTTTTTTACTAAAGCAAGATTATCAATTATCGAGAGAGAAGCAAGAATATTACACGACATCGGCTTATAGCTTCCAGGATCAATTATTTCACATCCCAGGAAGAGTTCTTCATATAGATGGCGATCCCCTGTACTTAAAAAAATGTATATCGCTCTATGAGCAAGTCGGAGTGCCTGTTTACGGGGAGTATTGTAAGGAAACGGAGATGCCGAATAAAATTGAGGCACTCTTAGATCAATACCGTCCTGATATCCTCGTTATCACTGGACATGATGCGTATTCAAAGCATAAAGGGAGCATTTCAGATTTAAGTGCTTATCGTCACTCGAAGCATTTTGTGCAGGCAGTACGAAACGCTCGGAAGAAGGTTCCTCACCTTGATCAGTTAGTGATTTTTGCAGGTGCTTGTCAATCTCATTTTGAATCGATTATTCGTGCAGGAGCAAATTTTGCAAGTTCACCATCAAGAGTCAACATCCATGCATTGGATCCGGTTTATATCGTCTCCAAAATTAGTTTTACCCCATTTGTCGAGCGGGTGAATGTGTGGGATGTATTGAGAAATACGCTGACGAGAGAAAAAGGTTTAGGTGGGATTGAAACAAGAGGAGTGTTAAGGTCTGGGATGCCATTTAATCGTCATGAATCTAAATAG
- the pth gene encoding aminoacyl-tRNA hydrolase has translation MKVIVGLGNPGKKYEATRHNVGFMVIDELSKRLNIPLDQSKFNGVYGIGHVAGEKVILVKPLTYMNLSGECVRPLMDYYGVDDDNLAVIYDDLDLPVGKVRLRLKGSAGGHNGIKSLIQHLGTQEFKRVRIGIDRPKNGMKVPDYVLGKFLAEEKDEIQSAIDHSAHACEKWIHHSFLEVMNEFN, from the coding sequence ATGAAAGTAATAGTAGGCCTTGGGAATCCAGGAAAGAAATACGAAGCGACGCGACATAATGTGGGGTTCATGGTCATTGATGAACTGTCAAAAAGGTTGAACATTCCACTGGATCAATCCAAGTTTAATGGGGTCTATGGAATAGGGCATGTAGCGGGTGAGAAAGTCATATTAGTAAAACCATTAACATATATGAACTTATCGGGCGAATGTGTTCGTCCGTTAATGGATTACTACGGTGTAGACGATGACAACTTAGCAGTCATCTATGATGACCTTGATCTGCCGGTTGGAAAAGTTCGTTTACGCTTAAAAGGGAGCGCAGGTGGCCATAACGGCATTAAATCTTTGATTCAACATTTAGGGACTCAAGAATTTAAACGTGTACGCATTGGGATTGACCGTCCGAAAAACGGCATGAAAGTACCGGATTATGTTCTTGGAAAGTTTCTTGCGGAAGAAAAGGACGAAATTCAATCTGCTATAGACCATTCAGCACATGCTTGTGAAAAGTGGATACATCATTCATTCCTGGAAGTTATGAACGAATTTAACTAA
- a CDS encoding ribose-phosphate diphosphokinase, translating into MMSQYRDKNLKIFALNSNYDLAKQIADVVGVDLGKCSVTRFSDGEIQINIEESIRGCDVYVIQSTSAPVNEHLMELLIMVDALKRASANRINIVIPYYGYARQDRKARAREPITAKLVANLLETSGASRVITLDLHAPQIQGFFDIPIDHLMGVPILGEYFSQKNFDDIVIVSPDHGGVTRARKLADRLKAPIAIIDKRRPRPNVAEVMNIVGNIEGKTTILIDDIIDTAGTITLAANALVENGAKEVYACCTHPVLSGPAIERIQNSKIKELVVTNSITLPEEKKIEKITELSVAPLIGEAIIRVHEEQSVSTLFD; encoded by the coding sequence ATCATGTCACAATACAGAGATAAGAACTTAAAGATTTTTGCGCTAAATTCTAATTACGATTTAGCGAAGCAAATTGCAGATGTTGTTGGAGTTGATCTTGGGAAATGTTCTGTCACACGCTTTAGTGATGGAGAAATTCAAATCAACATTGAAGAAAGTATTCGCGGATGTGATGTATATGTCATCCAATCTACAAGCGCGCCGGTAAATGAGCACTTAATGGAATTATTAATTATGGTTGATGCCTTAAAGCGTGCTTCTGCCAACCGTATTAACATTGTTATTCCATACTATGGTTATGCTCGACAAGACCGAAAAGCTCGTGCTCGTGAGCCAATCACAGCTAAACTTGTAGCGAATCTACTTGAAACATCTGGTGCAAGCCGTGTAATTACATTAGATTTACATGCACCACAGATTCAAGGATTTTTTGATATTCCAATCGACCACTTAATGGGTGTACCGATTTTAGGAGAATATTTCTCTCAAAAGAACTTTGACGATATTGTCATTGTATCCCCTGACCATGGTGGAGTAACACGTGCGCGTAAATTAGCAGATCGCTTAAAAGCTCCAATTGCGATTATTGATAAACGTCGTCCACGTCCAAATGTAGCAGAAGTAATGAACATTGTCGGTAATATCGAAGGAAAAACAACCATTTTAATTGATGACATTATTGATACTGCAGGTACGATTACTTTAGCTGCTAATGCATTGGTGGAAAATGGAGCGAAAGAAGTATATGCATGCTGTACGCATCCTGTATTGTCTGGACCTGCCATTGAACGTATTCAAAATTCTAAGATTAAGGAATTAGTGGTGACAAACTCAATTACGTTACCTGAAGAGAAAAAGATCGAAAAAATTACAGAGCTTTCTGTAGCACCGCTTATTGGAGAAGCAATTATTCGTGTTCACGAAGAGCAATCTGTAAGTACATTATTCGATTAA
- the glmU gene encoding bifunctional UDP-N-acetylglucosamine diphosphorylase/glucosamine-1-phosphate N-acetyltransferase GlmU: protein MENRFAVILAAGQGTRMKSKLYKVLHPVCGKPMVQHVVDQVSKLHLNKIVTIVGHGAEKVQAQLGESCEYALQAEQLGTAHAVMQAAPQLEGQAGTTIVLCGDTPLITSETIDALLSHHVHTKAKATILTAKANDPTGYGRIVRNEEGHVAKIVEHKDASEEELQINEINTGTYCFDNAFLFEALKQVSNENAQGEYYLPDVIEILKNQGEIISAYQTENFDETLGVNDRVALSQAEVIMKKRINEKHMRNGVTIIDPQNTYISAEAEIARDTVIYPGSMIKGKTVIGEDCEIGPNTEIKDCIVGDSTVIRQSVAHNSEIGQNVNIGPFAHIRPQSSIGNDVKIGNFVEVKKSKMGQGSKASHLSYIGDAEVGADVNLGCGSITVNYDGKNKHLTKIEDGAFIGCNSNLIAPVTVGAGAYVAAGSTITEDVPGDALSIARARQVNKEDYVSKLKLNHNS from the coding sequence ATGGAAAATCGTTTTGCGGTGATTTTAGCAGCGGGACAAGGGACACGTATGAAGTCCAAGCTTTATAAAGTATTGCACCCCGTTTGTGGAAAGCCAATGGTTCAGCACGTTGTAGATCAAGTATCGAAGTTACATTTAAACAAAATTGTAACAATTGTCGGCCATGGAGCTGAAAAAGTACAAGCTCAACTTGGTGAAAGTTGTGAATATGCTTTGCAAGCAGAACAGCTTGGTACTGCTCATGCGGTTATGCAAGCAGCACCACAGTTAGAAGGTCAAGCAGGAACGACTATTGTACTTTGTGGAGATACTCCATTAATTACATCGGAAACAATTGATGCATTGTTAAGTCATCATGTCCATACAAAAGCGAAAGCAACCATTTTAACGGCAAAAGCAAATGACCCTACTGGTTACGGTCGTATTGTACGAAATGAAGAAGGTCACGTAGCCAAAATCGTTGAACATAAAGACGCTTCAGAAGAAGAGTTACAAATAAACGAGATTAATACGGGAACTTATTGCTTTGATAACGCTTTCTTGTTTGAGGCATTAAAGCAAGTGTCCAATGAAAATGCCCAAGGGGAATATTATTTACCAGATGTCATCGAAATCTTGAAGAATCAAGGTGAAATTATTTCTGCTTATCAAACAGAAAACTTCGATGAAACATTAGGTGTTAATGACCGAGTTGCACTTTCCCAAGCAGAAGTGATTATGAAAAAGCGTATTAATGAAAAACATATGAGAAATGGTGTAACCATCATCGATCCACAAAATACGTACATCTCTGCTGAGGCGGAAATTGCCCGTGATACGGTGATTTATCCTGGAAGCATGATTAAAGGCAAAACAGTCATCGGCGAAGATTGTGAAATCGGTCCCAACACTGAAATTAAGGACTGTATCGTAGGTGATTCGACTGTTATCCGTCAGTCTGTTGCTCATAATAGTGAAATTGGTCAAAATGTAAACATTGGTCCGTTTGCACACATTCGTCCACAATCGTCGATTGGCAACGATGTAAAAATCGGTAATTTTGTTGAAGTGAAAAAGTCTAAAATGGGTCAAGGAAGTAAGGCTTCACACCTCAGCTATATCGGAGATGCTGAAGTTGGTGCAGATGTTAACTTAGGGTGTGGCTCTATAACTGTTAACTACGACGGGAAGAATAAGCATTTAACGAAGATTGAAGACGGGGCATTTATCGGTTGTAATTCTAACTTAATTGCTCCTGTAACAGTAGGAGCAGGTGCATATGTTGCTGCTGGATCCACGATTACAGAAGATGTTCCAGGAGATGCTCTATCCATTGCCCGTGCACGTCAAGTAAATAAAGAAGATTACGTTAGTAAATTAAAATTGAATCATAATTCCTAA